The Flavobacteriaceae bacterium 3519-10 genome includes a window with the following:
- a CDS encoding Phosphopantothenoylcysteine decarboxylase codes for MAIQGKKILICVSGGIAAYKINFLIRELIKKNCEVQVLMTPAAENFVSKLTLSTLSKNPVYSDFYSDNGTWNNHVEFGLWADLILVAPCTANTLAKMVHGLCDNLVLATYMSAKCPVMIAPAMDLDMYQHPSTRQNLELAEDFGHIIIPAETGELASGLVGQGRMAEPETIAEHIEHFFNQTKSLSGKTVLITAGPTYEPIDPVRFIGNHSSGKMGFAIAEEAASRGAKVILVSGPTALQPINANIAIHRVTTAREMFNETLKHFGAVDIAIASAAVADYAAKEIATEKIKKKDENLTIELIKNPDILRTVGERKTGQFLVGFALETQNEEENAMAKLEQKNLDMIVLNSLRDEGAGFQGDSNRIKILTKNSTEVFGLKPKKDVAKDILNLVEKLILK; via the coding sequence ATGGCAATTCAGGGAAAAAAAATTCTCATCTGTGTTTCCGGCGGAATTGCCGCCTACAAAATAAATTTTCTCATCAGAGAACTGATAAAGAAGAACTGCGAAGTTCAGGTGCTGATGACGCCGGCCGCCGAAAACTTCGTATCTAAGCTCACGCTTTCAACGCTTTCAAAAAACCCGGTATATTCAGACTTTTATTCAGATAACGGCACGTGGAACAATCATGTGGAGTTTGGTTTGTGGGCAGATCTTATACTGGTGGCTCCGTGCACCGCAAACACCCTTGCAAAGATGGTTCACGGCCTTTGCGACAATCTGGTACTCGCAACGTATATGTCGGCGAAATGCCCTGTAATGATCGCTCCGGCGATGGATCTGGACATGTATCAGCATCCTTCCACAAGACAAAACCTCGAACTGGCAGAAGATTTCGGTCACATCATCATTCCCGCAGAAACCGGCGAACTTGCGAGCGGGCTTGTTGGCCAGGGAAGAATGGCCGAACCTGAAACCATTGCGGAGCATATTGAGCATTTTTTTAATCAAACCAAAAGCCTGAGCGGCAAAACCGTTTTGATCACAGCGGGTCCGACCTACGAACCGATCGATCCAGTGCGTTTTATCGGAAACCATTCGTCCGGAAAGATGGGTTTTGCAATTGCTGAAGAAGCTGCCAGCCGAGGCGCAAAGGTAATTCTGGTCTCGGGGCCAACTGCATTGCAGCCTATAAATGCAAACATTGCAATTCACCGCGTCACCACAGCCAGGGAAATGTTTAATGAAACGCTTAAACATTTTGGAGCTGTTGATATCGCAATTGCAAGCGCAGCAGTCGCCGATTATGCAGCGAAAGAAATTGCTACAGAAAAAATCAAGAAAAAAGACGAAAACTTAACGATAGAACTGATTAAAAACCCCGATATCCTACGAACCGTGGGTGAAAGAAAAACCGGACAGTTTTTGGTTGGCTTTGCACTTGAGACCCAGAACGAAGAGGAAAATGCGATGGCAAAACTTGAGCAGAAAAACCTTGATATGATCGTGTTGAATTCGCTTCGCGATGAAGGTGCGGGTTTTCAGGGAGACAGTAACCGAATAAAAATCCTCACCAAAAACAGCACTGAAGTATTCGGTCTGAAGCCTAAAAAGGACGTTGCGAAAGATATTTTAAACCTTGTTGAGAAGCTGATTTTGAAATAA
- a CDS encoding lipoprotein protein, putative: MKKYLIVLLAFFALSACNRQQDLAMKSADKDYILKVANENFENKKWTDALALYERLSNLVAGTDDAPNVVYNSAYANYYDKNYKLAGHQFKNFSVTFPQDPRAEDAAYMSALCFYEGSMDYNLDQTSTELAINELQNFLNNYPNSEKSKNINELIDELTYKLEFKAYENARQYFKMADYKAANVAFENVLYDFPSTKLSPKINEYILRSKYELAVNSVYDLKKDRIESALAFTKQVERDTPNTENAKLAAELRTKLTKEKTAFLELEQKVEQRKKEIQDKQKAEEARLNAEKDQRDAEKNANQIARDSAALATPPPAATFDIQK; encoded by the coding sequence CTTTCCGCTTGCAACAGACAGCAGGATCTGGCCATGAAGAGCGCCGACAAAGATTATATACTTAAGGTTGCGAACGAAAATTTCGAAAATAAAAAATGGACCGACGCACTTGCGCTCTACGAAAGACTTTCTAACCTTGTGGCAGGTACAGATGATGCACCCAACGTGGTTTATAATTCAGCCTACGCAAATTATTACGATAAAAACTACAAACTTGCGGGGCATCAGTTCAAGAACTTTTCGGTGACTTTCCCACAGGATCCACGCGCTGAAGATGCCGCGTACATGTCGGCTCTTTGTTTTTACGAAGGTTCAATGGATTATAATCTTGACCAAACCAGTACCGAACTGGCTATCAACGAATTGCAGAACTTTCTTAACAATTATCCGAATTCGGAAAAATCAAAAAACATCAATGAACTGATTGATGAACTTACTTATAAACTCGAGTTTAAAGCGTACGAAAACGCAAGGCAATATTTCAAAATGGCGGATTACAAGGCTGCAAATGTAGCGTTCGAAAACGTTCTGTATGATTTCCCAAGTACGAAACTAAGCCCGAAAATCAATGAGTATATCTTAAGGTCTAAATATGAACTGGCTGTAAACTCAGTTTACGACCTTAAAAAAGACCGTATTGAAAGCGCACTGGCTTTCACAAAACAGGTTGAAAGAGATACACCGAATACTGAAAATGCCAAACTAGCTGCAGAGCTAAGGACGAAACTGACTAAAGAAAAAACGGCCTTCCTTGAGCTTGAGCAGAAAGTGGAACAGCGCAAAAAGGAAATTCAGGACAAACAGAAAGCGGAAGAAGCACGCCTGAATGCTGAAAAAGACCAGCGCGATGCAGAGAAAAATGCGAACCAAATTGCGAGAGACAGTGCTGCCCTTGCGACACCTCCGCCAGCAGCTACTTTCGATATTCAGAAATAA